cctcagtacacactgaccctcacccacagggaccgagaggctccctgtctccctcagtacacactgaaccTCACCCaccgggaccgagaggctccccgtctccctcagtcccCACTGAACCTCACCCACAGGGTCcgagagggaggggcttcgatgggggagttagggggacTGGAGAGTTGGGTTCTGATGTTCTTATCTCTTCAGGAAGTGAACTCACCTGAAAAGATTTGGAAGAGTCCTGTGACGTAGAAGAGACTCCCTCTCCTGAGTGTGTAGAGCTGACAGACGAAGATCAGGAATGAGAGACTTGAGAAGAGAACAGCAAGTACCATCAGGGCTTGGACAGCGTGCTGCCACTCTGTGGGAGAAAGTCCTGGCTTAGTTATATCTGGGGTATGAGAGCCAATCACCCTAACCGCTGTAGATGTCTGTACTctcggactcgagccccataatccaggcccacaccccccggtcccagtactgagggagtgctgcactgtcggagggagatggatatactctaggactcgagccccataatccaggcccacactccccggtcccagtactgagggagtgccgcactgtcggaggtagatggatatactctaggactcgagccccataatccaggcccacactccccggtcccagtactgagggagtgctgcactgtctgaggtagatggatatactctgggactcgagccccataatccaggcccgcactccccggtgccagtactgagggagtgctgcactgtctgaggtagatggatatactctaggactcgagccccataatccaggcccacactccccggtcccagtactgagggagtgctgcactgtcggaggtagatggatatactctaggactcgagccccataatccaggcccacactccccggtcccagtactgagggagtgccgcactgtcggagggagatggatatactctaggactcgagccccataatccagccccacactccccggtcccagtactgagggagtgctgcactgtcggaggtagatggatatactctaggactcgagccccataatccaggcccacactccccggtgccagtactgagggagtgccgcactgtcggagggagatggatatactctaggactcgagccccataatccaggcccacactcccccggtcccagtactgagggagtgctgcactgtcggagggagatggatatactctaggactcgagccccataatccaggcccacactccccggtcccagtactgagggagcgctgcactgtcggaggtagatggatatactctaggactcgagccccataatccaggcccacactccccggtcccagtactgagggagtgctgcactgtcggaggtagatggatatactctaggactcgagccccataatccaggcccacactccccggtgccagtactgagggagtgctgcactgtctgaggtagatggatatactctaggactcgagccccataatccaggcccacactccccggtgccagtactgagggagtgccgcactgtcggaggtagatggatatactctaggactcgagccccataatccaggcccacactccccggtgccagtactgagggagtgctgcactgtcggaggtagatggatatactctaggactcgagccccataatccaggcccacactcccccggtcccagtactgagggagtgccgcactgtcggagggagatggatatactctaggactcgagccccataatccaggcccacactccccggtgccagtactgagggagtgccgcactgtcggaggtagatggatatactctgggactcgagccccataatccaggcccacactccccgttgccagtactgagggagtgccgcactgtcggaggtagatggatatactctgggactcgagccccataatccaggcccacactccccgttgccagtactgagggagtgctgcactgtcggaggtagatggatatactctaggactcgagctccataatccaggcccacactctccggtgccagtactgagggagtgccgcactgtcggagggagatggatatactctaggactcgagccccataatccaggcccacactccccggtcccagtactgagggagtgccgcactgtcggagggagatggatatactctaggactcgagccccataatccaggcccacactccccggtcccagtactgagggagtgctgcactgtcggaggtagatggatatactctaggactcgagccccataacccaggcccacactccccggtgccagtactgagggagtgctgcactgtcggagggagatggatatactctaggactcgagccccatgatccaggcccacactcccccggtgccagtactgagggagtgccgcactgtcggaggtagatggatatactctaggactcgagccccataacccaggcccacactccccggtgccagtactgagggagtgccgcactgtcggaggtagatggatatactctaggactcgagccccataatccaggctcacactcccccagtgcaagtactgagggagtgccgcactgtcggagggagatggatatactctaggactcgagccccataatccaggcccacactccccggtcccagtactgagggagtgctgcactgtcggaggtagatggatatactctaggactcgagccccatgatccaggcccacactcccccggtgccagtactgagggagtgccgcactgtcggagggagatggatatactctaggactcgagccccataatccaggcccgcactcccccggtcccagtactgagggagtgccgcactgtcggagggagatggatatactctaggactcgagccccataatccaggcccacactccccggtgccagtactgagggagtgccgcactgtcggaggtagatggatatactctcggactcgagccccataatccaggcccgcactccccggtgccagtactgagggagcgctgcactgtcagaggcgagggccatggagggatttgaacaggaggatgagaattgtaggggctggaggaggttacagagatagggaggggggcgagggccatggagggatttgaacaggaggatgaggattgtaggggctggaggaggttacagagatagggaggggggcgagggccatggagggatttgaacaggaggatgaggattgtaggggctggaggaggttacagagatagggaggggggggcgagggccatggagggatttgaacaggaggatgagaattatcggggctggaggaggttacagagatagggaggggggcgagggccatggagggatttgaacaggaggatgtgaattgtaggggctggaggaggttacagagatagggagggggggcgagggccatggagggatttgaacaggaggatgagaattgtcggggctggaggaggttacagagatagggagggggggcgagggccatggagggatttgaacaggaggatgagaattgtaggggctggaggaggttacagagatagggaggggggcgagggtcatggagggatttgaacaggaggatgagaattgtcggggctggaggaggttacagagatagggagggggggcgagggccatggagggatttgaacaggaggatgagaattgtaggggctggaggaggttacagagatagggaggggggcgagggccatggagggatttgaacaggaggatgagaattgtcggggctggaggaggttacagagatagggagggggggcgagggtcatggagggatttgaacaggaggatgaggattgtaggggctggaggaggttacagagatagggagggggtgcgagggccatggagggatttgaacaggaggatgagaattgtaggggctggaggaggttacagagatagggaggggggcgagggccatggagggatttgaacaggaggatgagaattgtaggggctggaggaggttacagagatagggagggggggcgagggccatggagggatttgaacaggaggatgagaattgtcggggctggaggaggttacagagatagggagggggggcgagggccatggagggatttgaacaggaggatgagaattgtaggggctggaggaggttacagagatagggagggggggcgagggccatggagggaattgaacaggaggatgagaattgtcggggctggaggaggttacagagatagggaggggggcgagggccatggagggatttgaacaggaggatgagaattttaaaatcgaggcgttcccggaccgggaaccagtgtcggtccagcgagcacggggggtgatgggtgaacgggacttggtgtgagttaggatacgggggggcagcagagagttttggacgagctggagtttacggagggtggacgatgggaggccgggcaggagagcattggtacagtcgagtctggaggtgacaaagagggACGGACGAGGGTCTCAGCAgcggatgggctgaggcagggggcggagacgggcgatgataCGGAGGGGGGAAGTCTCCAGAAGTTGCAGAGAAGATCCCCAgccgacccaatctttcctcatggctaaaattctccagtcctggccacatctcctctgcgccctctccagagcaatcacatctttcctgtaaacgTGGCGACCAGAACAGAACGCAGTCCTCTCTTGCTTCTCCGTGCAACTGAGCCCTGCCCAGGGGGAGTGGACTGACGTCCAGCCCCTGGTCCCCTGGCTGGACCCTCGGCCGGAAGACGAGGGTTGCTGGGGCCTGGGCGGCGGGGGGTCTCACATCTCCATCTCGGATGATGCTGACCAGAGCTGGAAACGGAACTCAAGGTTCGGGGGTGTGCGTGCAGAGGAGACGGATTTTTTTTCCGGAAATATCCGCGCACTGACCTCCACCGCTGGTCACCATGGCTGAACCGCAGATCCAGGTGCGTTCTGCGTCGCTGTACGAGCACTGTTGCCAAAGGTCTCCTGTCTTCCCTTCTTTGTACATCCACCAGGTctgcgagagagaggcagaagaaGGACCCGAGAGATGACAGAAGGAACGGGTTAGTTTGCTGCCTCTCGACCGCGAaagtctcatagagtcatagagtcatacagcacggatggaggcccttcggcccatcgtgtccgcgccggccatcagccctgtctactcgaatcccatattccagcatttggtccgtagccttgtatgctatggcatttcaagtgctcatccaaatgcttcttgaatgttgtgagggttcctgcctccacaaccctctcaggcagtgagttccagactccaaccaccctctgggtgaaaaagttctttctcaaatcccctctaaacctcccgccttttaccttgaatctatgtccccttgttatagaaccctcaacgaagggaaaaagctccttagtatccatcctatctgtctcaacatcagacactcccaggggcaggtacagtgttagatacagagtaaagctccctctacactgtcccgtcaaacactcccagggtcaggtacagggttagatacagagtaaagctccctctacactgtcccgtcaaacactcccagggcaggtacagggttagatacagagtaaagctccctctacactgtcccgtcaaacactcccaggacaggtacagggttagatacagagtaaagctccctctacactgtcccatcaaacactcccagggcaggtacagggttagatacagagtaaagctccctctacactgtcccatcaaacactcccagggcaggtacagggttagatacagagtaaagctccctctacactgtcccatcaaacactcccagggacaggtacagggtaagatacagagtaaagctccctctacactgtcccatcaaacactcccagggcaggtacagggttagatacagagtaaagctccctctacactgtcccatcaaacactcccagggcaggtacagggttagatacagagtaaagctccctctacactgtcccgtcaaacactcccagggcaggtacagggtcagatacagagtaaagctccctctacactgtcccatcaaacactcccagggcaggtacagggttcgatacagagtaaagctccctctacactgtcccgtcaaacactcccagggcaggtacagggttagatacagagtaaagctccctctacactgtcccatcaaacactcccagggcaggtacatggttagatacagagtaaagctccctctacactgtcccatcaaacactcccagggcaggtacagggttagatacagagtaaagctccctctacactgtcccatcaaacactcccagggcaggtacagggttagatacagagtaaagctccctctacactgtcccatcaaacactcccagggcaggtacagggttagatacagagtaaagctccctctacactgtcacatcaaacactcccagggcaggtacagggttagatacagagtaaagctccctctacactgtcccatcaaacaatcccagggcaggtacagggtcagatacagagtaaagctccctctacactgtcccatcaaacactcccagggcaggtacagggttagatacagagtaaagctccctctatactgtcccatcagacactcccagggcaggtacagggttagatacagagtaaagctccctctacactgtcccatcaaacactcccagggcaggtacagggttagatacagagtaaagctccctctacactgtcccatcaaacactcccagggcaggtacagggttagatacagagtaaagctccctctacactgtcccatcaaacactcccagggcaggtacagcaggggttagatacaga
This sequence is a window from Heptranchias perlo isolate sHepPer1 unplaced genomic scaffold, sHepPer1.hap1 HAP1_SCAFFOLD_616, whole genome shotgun sequence. Protein-coding genes within it:
- the LOC137317424 gene encoding peripheral myelin protein 22-like isoform X1; the encoded protein is MYLLLPSLLILHLADLLLLYISTIDNTWWMYKEGKTGDLWQQCSYSDAERTWICGSAMVTSGGEWQHAVQALMVLAVLFSSLSFLIFVCQLYTLRRGSLFYVTGLFQIFSGLCLLTAPLIYTLHVHEFHADKEGTFGYSYILAWVVFPITLASGIMYIHLRKLE
- the LOC137317424 gene encoding peripheral myelin protein 22-like isoform X2: MYLLLPSLLILHLADLLLLYISTIDNTWWMYKEGKTGDLWQQCSYSDAERTWICGSAMVTSGGEWQHAVQALMVLAVLFSSLSFLIFVCQLYTLRRGSLFYVTGLFQIFSGGEFQIRTTRCVKKPILLISPLWLFSRSS